The Populus nigra chromosome 14, ddPopNigr1.1, whole genome shotgun sequence genome has a segment encoding these proteins:
- the LOC133673058 gene encoding uncharacterized protein LOC133673058, producing the protein MAARAIFRRNKLASYYFNPSSTRSLQSFQSIADALHSSDSRCFSCPASYHFNSDDRLRETVKKAEYFGYSGVRNVGYCFNGSLVGPRFVDGRFRLGDGILVRYASTVAVKRLPPEYDSDDEEGKEMVGKKRKEASADECDQAVEGLSSAKAKAKAKRLNESMKAEKSVLQRTWAALLGLGPALRAVASMSREDWAKKLVHWKHEIVSTLQHYWLGFKLLWADVRISSRLLLKLAGGKSLSRRERQQLTRTTADIFRLVPFAVFIIVPFMEFLLPVFLKLFPNMLPSTFQDKMKEQEALKRRLNARIEYAKFLQDTVKEMAKEVQNSRSGEIKKTAEDLDDFLNNVRRGSIVSNDEILGFAKLFNDELTLDNISRPRLVNMCKYMGISPFGTDAYLRYMLRKRLQRIKNDDRLIQAEGVESLSEAELREDCRERGMLGLLSVEEMRQQLHDWLDLSLNHSVPSSLLILSRAFTVSGKLKPEEAVRATLSSLPDEVVDTVGVTALPSEDSVSERRRKLEYLEMQEEMIKEEEEDEEEERARMKESKVSEEDVALKEMTLSTAREAQELARASTLEKQEHLCELSRALAVLASASSVSREREEFLGLVNKEIELYNSMVKKEGNDGEKEAVKAYRAAREETDRASEADERDEVSSALIERVDGMLQNLEKEIDDVDAKIGDRWRILDRDYDGKVTPEEVAAAAMYLKDTLGKEGIQELISNLSKDRDGKILVEDIVKLGSWTEDAKATEEREM; encoded by the exons ATGGCTGCCAGAGCAATTTTCAGAAGGAATAAATTGGCTTCTTACTACTTCAATCCTTCGTCAACTCGTTCTCTTCAGAGTTTCCAGTCCATCGCCGATGCACTCCACTCTTCCGATTCCCGATGTTTTAGCTGTCCGGCGAGTTACCATTTTAATTCCGACGATCGGTTGAGAGAAACAGTGAAAAAAGCcgaatattttggatattctgGTGTAAGAAATGTTGGGTATTGCTTTAATGGGAGTTTGGTCGGTCCGCGTTTTGTGGATGGGAGGTTTAGGTTGGGAGATGGAATTTTAGTTCGGTATGCGTCGACGGTGGCGGTCAAGAGGTTGCCGCCGGAGTATGACAGTGATGACGAGGAGGGTAAGGAAATGGTTGGTAAGAAGAGGAAAGAGGCGTCAGCGGATGAGTGTGATCAAGCGGTGGAGGGATTGAGTTCGGCGAAGGCGAAGGCGAAGGCGAAGAGGTTGAATGAATCTATGAAAGCTGAGAAGTCGGTTTTGCAGAGAACTTGGGCTGCTCTTCTTGGTCTTGGCCCGGCTTTACGAGCTGTAGCGTCGATGAGCAG GGAGGATTGGGCGAAGAAACTTGTGCACTGGAAGCATGAAATTGTGTCGACATTGCAGCATTATTGGTTAGGGTTTAAGCTATTGTGGGCTGATGTGAGGATTAGTTCGAGATTGTTGTTAAAACTTGCGGGTGGGAAGAGTTTGTCGAGGAGGGAGAGGCAACAGTTGACGAGAACTACTGCAGATATTTTCAGATTAGTTCCATTtgctgtttttatcattgttccGTTCATGGAGTTTCTGTTACCGGTGTTTTTGAAGTTGTTCCCTAACATGTTGCCATCTACATTTCAAGACAAGATGAAAGAGCAG GAAGCATTGAAAAGGAGGCTAAATGCAAGAATAGAATATGCCAAGTTTCTTCAGGATACAGTGAAAGAAATGGCTAAGGAAGTTCAGAACTCACGAAGTggagaaattaagaaaactGCTGAAGATCTTGATGATTTTTTGAACAAC GTTAGGAGAGGCTCCATTGTTTCTAATGATGAAATTTTGGGCTTTGCTAAGCTTTTCAATGATGAATTAACTTTGGACAATATCAGCAG GCCTCGATTGGTCAATATGTGCAAATACATGGGAATCAGTCCTTTTGGAACAGATGCGTATTTGCGTTACATGCTCCGCAAAAGACTCCAGAG GATTAAGAATGATGACAGGTTAATTCAAGCAGAGGGTGTGGAGTCTCTTTCGGAGGCTGAACTCCGTGAAGATTGTAGGGAGCGAGGCATGCTTGGATTGCTCTCAGTTGAAGAAATGCGGCAACAG CTTCATGATTGGTTGGATCTGTCTCTCAATCACTCTGTGCCATCTTCCCTTTTGATCCTTTCAAG GGCCTTCACTGTATCTGGAAAATTGAAACCTGAGGAAGCTGTTCGGGCAACACTATCTTCCTTACCTGATGAGGTTGTGGATACTGTTGGTGTTACTGCTTTACCATCTGAAGATTCTGTTtcagaaagaagaaggaaactgGAATACCTTGAGATGCAGGAAGAAATGATCAAG gaggaagaagaggacGAGGAAGAAGAGCGTGCCAGAATGAAAGAGTCTAAAGTTAGTGAAGAGGATGTAGCTTTGAAAGAGATGACCCTGTCAACAGCAAGAGAAGCGCAAGAACTGGCTAGAGCAAGTACATTGGAGAAACAAGAGCATCTCTGTGAACTTAGTCGTGCATTGGCTGTTTTAGCTTCAGCATCT TCAGTAAGCAGAGAGCGTGAGGAGTTCCTGGGCCTTGTCAACAAGGAG atagAACTTTATAATAGCATGgtaaaaaaagagggaaatgATGGTGAAAAGGAGGCTGTTAAGGCATATAGAGCTGCCCGAGAGGAAACTGATCGAGCTTCTGAAGCGGATGAACGAGATGAGGTTTCTTCTGCACTAATAGAAAGG gttGATGGCATGCTCCAAAATCTTGAGAAAGAAATTGATGATGTGGATGCCAAAATTGGTGATCGTTGGCGAATACTCGACAG GGATTATGATGGGAAAGTTACTCCTGAGGAGGTGGCAGCTGCTGCGATGTACTTGAAGGATACATTAGGCAAGGAAGGCATCCAAGAACTCATCAGCAATCTTTCCAAAGATAGAG ATGGAAAGATTCTTGTGGAAGACATTGTCAAATTAGGCAGTTGGACGGAAGATGCCAAAGCAACTGAAGAGAGGGAGATGTAA
- the LOC133673059 gene encoding integrin-linked protein kinase 1-like, translating to MEGLANQLKRGISRQFSTGSLRKSLSRQFSRQSSLDPRRNNLRFSFGRQSSLDPIRRSPLHDHAQLSVPENLDSTMHLLFMASRGDVKGVEDLLDEGVDVNSIDLDGRTALHIAACEGHVEVVKLLLSRRANIDARDRWGSTVCADAKYYGNVEVYNILKARGAKAPKTTRKTPMAVANPREIPEYELNPLELQVRKADGIAKGMYQVAKWNGTKVAVKILEKERCADPESIKSFKHELTLLEKVRHPNLIQFVGAVTQNFPLMIVAEYHSKGDLASYLQKKGRFSPSKALRLALDIARGINYLHECKPYPIIHCDLKPRNILLDDGGLLKVAGFGLIRLSNISPDKAKVAPGTIIDHSNVYTAPEIYKDEIFDRSVDAYSFGVVLYEMLEGVQPFYPKSPGEAVKLMCLENQRPPFKIKSRSYPPDLRELIDECWLSEPGGRPTFSEIITRLDKICSNCSKQGWLKDTFKLPWK from the exons ATGGAAGGACTTGCGAACCAACTAAAGCGAGGAATCTCACGTCAGTTTTCGACAGGATCATTGAGAAAGTCACTTAGCAGGCAATTCTCACGACAATCTTCCCTCGATCCTAGGAGGAATAACTTGAGGTTTAGCTTTGGAAGACAGTCTTCTTTGGATCCAATACGGAGAAGTCCACTTCATGATCATGCACAGTTGAGTGTACCGGAGAATCTGGATTCCACAATGCATTTGTTATTCATGGCGAGTAGAGGAGACGTTAAAGGAGTTGAAGATTTGTTGGATGAAGGTGTTGATGTTAATAGTATCGATTTGGATGGAAGAACTGCTCTGCATATTGCAGCTTGTGAAGGTCATGTTGAAGTTGTTAAGCTTCTTTTGAGTCGCAGGGCTAATATCGATGCTCGTGATCGATGGGGCAGCACG GTGTGTGCCGATGCCAAGTATTATGGGAATGTTGAAGTTTATAACATTTTGAAGGCAAGAGGAGCTAAAGCCCCG AAAACCACCAGGAAGACACCTATGGCTGTGGCAAATCCTCGAGAAATTCCGGAGTATGAGCTTAACCCATTGGAACTTCAAGTTCGAAAAGCTGATGGCATTGCAAAG GGAATGTATCAAGTTGCTAAATGGAATGGTACTAAGGTTGCCGTGAAGATACTTGAAAAGGAACGTTGTGCAGACCCTGAGAGCAT AAAATCTTTCAAACACGAGCTAACCTTATTAGAAAAAGTTCGACATCCGAATTTGATTCAGTTTGTTGGAGCTGTGACCCAAAATTTTCCCTTGATGATTGTAGCAGAATATCATTCAAAA gGTGACCTAGCAAGTTATCTTCAGAAGAAAGGGCGGTTTTCCCCATCTAAAGCTTTGAGACTTGCTCTTGATATTGCTAG GGGCATAAACTACCTACACGAATGCAAGCCATATCCGATCATCCATTGCGATTTAAAGCCAAG AAATATTTTGCTGGATGATGGTGGTCTATTGAAGGTAGCTGGATTTGGTTTGATACGGTTGTCAAACATTTCACCTGACAAAGCCAAAGTAGCTCCAGGGACTATTATTGACCATTCAA ATGTATACACGGCACCTGAGATTTATAAAGATGAAATATTTGATAGAAGCGTCGATGCATACTCTTTCGGAGTCGTTTTGTATGAG ATGCTTGAGGGAGTGCAGCCTTTCTATCCCAAGTCTCCTGGAGAGGCTGTGAAATTGATGTGCTTAGAAAACCAGAGACCACCATTTAAGATCAAATCAAGAAGCTACCCTCCAGATTTAAGAGA GTTGATTGATGAATGTTGGCTTTCAGAACCTGGTGGTAGACCAACCTTTTCTGAGATCATCACAAGACTGGACAAAATCTGTTCCAACTGTTCAAAACAAGGATGGTTGAAAGATACCTTTAAGCTTCCATG GAAATGA